Part of the Salmo salar chromosome ssa10, Ssal_v3.1, whole genome shotgun sequence genome is shown below.
ctccatcaaggacataactctaccattacaatttacaatataatttaagaacaaaatacccttttcgaacatctttcccataaatacaggtattttatcaaccagcacatttgagttcagccataatatttgttgtaatatttgttctatcttttcagggggatgaaattgaaattgtagccagctctgcaatgcttgtttgaaaaagacagatactttgaaaaaagtatcattttcaattaatagaaaatgagacatggcaatctgcacaaaggcaaaaaggccctttttaaacaatggatgagcttttcttagtaatctacttgagaaccatttagggttcaaataaaacttttgaatgagtgaagcttttagagagaggtttagtgctattatatttaataatctcaacccacccagttcatattcattatatagataggctcgttttattttgtctggtttagcgtcccagataaagcgaaatattttttgcttatatgatttgaaaaacaaatcatcaggagtaggcagcgtcataagtaagtgagtaaactgagatatgactaaggagttaatcatggcaatttttccataaatagacaggtgaCAATAAATTAATttaaccaaaagcttaccttgacttggaagagttccagtgttggatagtcataaccagctagctaacatagcattcccctgtttgagccaggtgtttgagtaggctaaactagctagttgcattcgctagctaagtgaaagtgaacaaaaaatactaaatataactagctctctctctctcgcttctcctgaacttttaaaaaatgttcaactattgtctttctctctatttgagtcaactactcaccacatgttatgcactgtggtgctagctagctgtagcttatgctttcagtactagattcattctctgatcttttgattgggtggaatcagttcatgctgcaagagctccgaaaggtctgataggttggaggacgtcctctggaagcctcctcggttttgtattgaagtcaatataCCCAGAGGAGGAAGGAAACCAGTTGTCCTCCGGCGCTGCACTACAGGGTGCTCTTGACGCTATTGTATATCTTCATTGCAAAactgtgtgttttaatcaattaattGGTGACgtaaatatatttagtatagttttaggGATGCTAGAGAGGGTAACAACTGTTGAGGAAGAAGTATATTCAGTTGTAAGTGAACATTTAAGAACACAGTACTATGCTttcttgaatatattcactgatggATCTAAGGACCCTTAAACAGCGAGGACAGGTGCAGCTTTTAGCGTTCCTTAGTTTAAGGTGGCAGTGACAAAAAGAGCAACGGATAATTTATCGGTTTACACAAGGGTGTTGCTGGCCATACTCTTGGCTGCAGAGTGGGTGGAGGAGGTGAGGCCAGACAGGGTAGTTATCTGCTCTGACTCCTGTGCATCACTGATGAGCTTAAATTAATGTGTGTCTCAGAGCAAACAGTATGTATTGTATGAGGTTTTTCAGTGCTTGTATAGGGTGAGACATGGGGGTATTTGTCATGTTCTTCTGGGTACCAGCTCATGCGGGAGAAGAGGGGAATGAAGAGATGGATATTCTCGCCAAGCAGGCTTTTAAACATCCTAATGTTGAGATGGAATTGTCAATCAGTAAAGCAGAAGCCAAGTGGTTAATAAAAACAGTGTTTAAAAAACAAGGGAAAGAGTTgtggaaaagagagggaaagtGAAGACACCTGTATAAGACTCAGGAAAGGTGGTGGGCAGGGAGGTCCTCAGgtcgagagagaagggggaaagtaTAATCACAAGGCTGAGACTGGGTCACAAGACTCCATAGTACATTGAAATTGGTAGGAAAACATCATAAGGGGAGGTGTGATCATTGTCAGGAGGTGATGGAGACAGTgtaaaatgttatatttcagtgccAGCAatatgggagggaaagggagaaaatGTTATTAGTTGAAGAGCCAATGTTAATTGAACTGCTGGGGAAATCTTCAGGGGATGTAGtatttaattatgtattttgtttcCTTAGGGAGACGAGAATATTAGGTAGGATTTAGTCCTTCCCTGTCTCTGGtgcacactccagtccagttgatggcggtaatgcaccataaaGTTGGTTGTCAACTGCCATATAAAATCCACAAGACAGTAAAAGCACCCCGGCCCCCTGGTTCAGAGGCTGATCAGATCAGTAATCAGAGgatttatctagctagctaactaactagaagCTAGCTGAATCTGAGGCCACATATTTTCCTGTTGCCTGTTAGGTAGCTACTTAGCATTCTGGGGATacatataactagctagctagcatagctaCGTAGCTAGCCTACATAGTTAGAAGCTAGCAGGCTAACTTAGCATAGCAATCCACATCCATGTAATGGCAGCAAACTTGAAAGACAAGGAAGCTTATCAAAGACTAAACTTTCTATATCAGGTACGTTTTATTGATTTCTAGTACTTTATATTTTGCTAACTGATTTGCACAGATAGTGGTTTCATGTGATATTGATTTCTTGCAGGCTGCACACTGTGTTTTGTCTCAAACCCCTGAGAATGTGGAATTGGCTCGTTTTTACTGCTTCACTCAGAAGACCATTGCAAAACGTTTGGTGTTGAGACAGTGAGTAGACCATAACAATACTCATCAAAACTCTTGTAAGAAAAAAATATGCGCTTACATTTGCATCAATAAAGGTTGCAACTTTCATGTCACGTTAAGAATACATGACAGAAATGATCAGTTCGAAACATGTCTGCTAAAATGATGACAACTAGGGCATGACTAGAATGTTATTGACATCTTTTATAGAGACCCCTCAGTGAAAAGAGCATTATGTAAGAAGTGCTGCTCTTTGCTGGTCCCAGGAGTAACTGCCACAGCCAGACAGAGAAGTAAGTATATAACTAAATAGATGGCTCATCAGACACCTAATCAAAGCcaaaacatttttcaagctaTTTAATTGTCATTCTAGTCCTTCTCAGTACAAACACAGATGAAAACAGTTATGCTTGTATCTAGCAGTTGGAGACATTTGTATCTCATGATGAGATTTTGAAAGTACTGAGTGAGAGTCCAATGTCATTACATGTAACCCATGCTTTATTCTCTTAAGGGACTAAGTACAGAAACCGCATGACTGTGCTGCAATGTCTCAGCTGTGGACAGAGCAAGAGGTTCCTTAACAATCCGGAGCATCGCCTGTGGGTGGACCAGCCTGAGGCTCAGCTGGAGAACCAATCACAGCCAGGTGAGGTTACCCTGAGACAACTCAACTACATTACAGTTATGGTTCATATTAGTGAGGCGCGGGACAACTAAGTACCGTCATGCATATGTGAATTAAGAGTTTTGAGTAGTCTGACTGCGTGTCGGATGCCTTCTCTGATTTCCGCAGATGGTCTTGTATGCATGGCACCGGTATAAATTGCATGTTGGCTATGTGGGGAAAGATAATATATTTATTATTTCCAACGCAGGTGTATTAAAATTCAGCTTCACATTTGTTACATTTTCATCTCAAAAGTTAGCTTTTTCTTTATGCCACTTTTCATCCATCTCAGAGGGAGGCCATGCTGTTTAACATTTGTCCTTTCTGTTTTGTAGAACAAGGTCACTCCACTAAAGAGTTGCAGAAGGAGAAAGCTGATGGACCCGTAACTCAGAAATCCTCTACAGGGCCTTCCTCTACCCAGCACCAGGTGTCTCCATCAAAGCCCAAAACCTGAGCCCTGTGGCCTTGGTAGCCTAGTCACAACTGGACATAGCTTATTTGTGTGGTATTGACACATATTTTCAACAATTTCATAAGAAAATTTTATATGAgcatattttcttttttttgctgtgtTTTTTTTAACTGCTGACAACCTATTAGCATTACATCAGTGTTATTTCTGtaatggattataattgtaattgTTTGAGGTTGGTAAAAATGCAAAAAAAAGGGATGGATTGAGTTTTGTGTATACCTCAACTTGTTCACAATGTACAGTAAGTTCAGGAACGACAACCAATGTTAAATGTTTAATACACATGATTATTTAAAATAGTTATTTTCAATTGATGTATTACTTCTGAAAGAACACAAGTTGTACATGAGATATAAAATTGTATCATACATGGACAGATCTTATTATTCTATAGCCCACCCCTTTTTGTCAGTCTAACCTAAGGAGAGAATCAGCTGTTGAATATAGTGCTCAGTGCATAATGAAACATCCCAATCAGAACAAACTTGAGCATTGCATTCCTAATGCACTCTTCGGTCTGTTATTGCCTCAGCTGAGGTGGATGATTTTTATATTCTTTCACTTTCTTTTAtctccctccccctttggcaCCCGGAAGCGGGTTTTCTGGGAATACAGCAGGTTCTTGGTAAAAATCCTGGGAATGTGGCCCATGTACAGGAGAAGGGCAAGGGTCATTCCTGAAAAGAGGATATCTGTATTACCAGCTTGATAAGCAATTTGCCTCATTGTCAAGGATAAAGACTTTTTTATCAGGTGTTTGTATGTAAcaaaaatgttgtttgacttaccAAAAATGGGCCCAAGCCAGTAGACCACTGAGTACTCCGTAAAGGTGAACCCGGGACAGTAGAAGGTAAGGCCATAGGCCAGGGAGGGGTTCAGGAAAGCCATGGTATAATTACTGGCTGAAATACAAAGAAGACGAGTTCTCCGATCATGAACTTATTAATGCAGCGATCATCTGCAAAAACAGAAAACAGCATATAGGCCTATGCAACTTTAATGATCTCTTTACTGAAATCTCTAAGTTAGAGGCATGATTGTCATCATGGGCTACTTACCTGAATGGGAGAAGTAGGTGAGCACAGCTGCAACGAGAGGAACCCGAATTAGCGCAGAGCGACGTTTCAGGCTGAGGTATATCAGATAAAagatgaatgcacacacacactcagaaaagACCCCCTGCACCAGGGAGACACGCAGGGCTGTGCTGCACTCCCTTGACATCAGGTTCTTAATCATGTGCATGTCATTAAGCTCCAGGGCCCAGTAGTAGCCAGCCCCAAGCAGGGCCAGGTGTGCCCCCAGGAACTGAGCAGCCAGAGCCAGCAGAGTGGGCAGAGTATGGGTCTCCAGCAGCAGGAAATTCATCAGAGTCAGGGAGGGGTTTCCAGTGGCTCCGGCACAGATCACACCATGGGTCAGCAGCACTAAAAACAGTATGGTTAGAGTCACGTCCGGACCCAGTCCTCCTGCCCACTCGCCCACCTCTTTAATGGTCTGCACCTCCAACCAGCATGCCACCAGCACAAACGAGGCTGGAAACTCTGCTGCAACGCTCAAATGAGGCCATTTTCTGAAAAGGATTCTAAAGGCTGCACCAAACACCACAACAGTGAGAAAGTAACCAAGGGAGACATTGAGTCCAGACATAGTTAGGTTCACAGATGATACTACACCTTGCTGGTTCTGCTCACACAATGTATGACTTGTTGCTCCGTTTGCTGTCTGTGTGATTGTGACAACGTGGCACATGGAGAAGCGTTTTTCTTATCACAGAAACACCAGCTTTTCATCCCACACCACCTGCCAAAATACACACTTCCCTTCTCAAGGTCAGGGAAGTGGCTTTGCCCCATTGATAAGGGCAAAGGACTACCATAACTTAAACCAAATATGTAGTTTATTGACACCAAGAAAAAAAGTATTGTTACCTGGTCTGATCCCACTAAAGAATATATCTTACTTTGATTCAGTTTCTCCTCTTCTTACCTATGTGTATTACTCTCAGGCCCAGACTCTAGGCAACTAGATCGGAACATCGAACATTTAGTAGAGACTGTATTGGTTGACTGATGAATGTACAGTATCAGTAAGCTTACTTTATTTTCTTGGACCACTGATGCGGCATTCTCACATGAAATTGGCTTAGCTATTCCATAAAGAAGTATATTTATTGAATCTTATTTATTTAGCTATTTATTCTGCCATATGTCAATCTATGTTCATATGTCAATCTATGTTCCTAATTTAGCAGACCAATGTAGACACacctatccagagcgacttacaatatagtgagtgcatacattttcatactttttgtaCTGTTCAGTCTAATCCTCCTTAACCCTTGTCTAACCCTGTACTTACAGGAATAATTGCATTTTAATATAAGGGCAACGTTAAGGTCCGTGCTATCTGGGACCAGGGGTGGAATAAGtgctcaattgtcatacttgagtagaaGTAAAGATActgtaatagaaaatgactcaagtaaaagtgatagCCACCCAGTAAATTACTActcgagtaaaagtctaaaagtatttggttttaaatgtacttaagtatcaaaagtacatggaattgctaaaatgtacttaagtatcaacagTAAAAGTataagtataaaccatttcaaattccttatattaagcaaaccagatggcacggttttcttgttttttacatttacggatagccaggggcacactgcaacactcagacaccatttacaaacgaaacatttgtgtttagtgagtcctccagatcagaggcagtaaggatgaccagagatgttctcttgataggtgtgtgaattggaccattttcctgtcaaaatgtaacgagtacaaagtacattattttctttaagaatgtagtgaagtaaaagtcaaAGTTGGCAAAAACAAGAATAGAAAGTagagatacccccaaaaaactgcttaagtagtactttaaggtagttttacttaagtactttacaccactgctgggACCCTACAGTACCCAttaaagttgacatttaaaatggttacggTCAgtgttatggttaaggttaggaacctCCCAATGATCCCGGACAACTCTGACGGTAATGTTAAGGCGTGTAACTAAAAATGACTGATTTGCCCACCTTGGGAAATAAAATTGTCCCAAATATTTGGAAGCGTTTGTAATTCAGGCCATTCCAACTTTATAATGGGGGGGTACTATAAACGTTCGAGCCTCGTTGGCGCAgtaggcagcgcgtcagtctcataatctgaaggtcgtgagttcgagcCTCACACGGGGCAGATGTTTTGCATAGCTCTGCTACTGGCTTTATTTGAGATGTCAATTTACCTATGAATGCGAACACAAGTTAATACGTCGATGATTAAGACATCAGTCCTTCAAGTTACAGCATGGCATGACTGCTTTTACAACGCATATTCCACTTAAGACCACATGGTGGGCGCAGTGTTCCATTTTAGATAAACCCCTGCAGGCTGGACatgcatatatacagtgcattcgaaaactATTCAGACTTTTAaataaaaattgattaaatatttttttccttcatcactctacacacaataccccataatgacaaagcaagaacaggtttttatacatttttgcaaaaaatataataaaataacaggtgcatcctgtttccattaatcatccttgagatgtttctacaacttcattggagtctacctgtggtaaattcaattgatggatatgatttggaaaggcacacacctctctatataaggtctcacagttgacagtgcaagtcagagcaaaaaccaggccaCGAAGTTGAagaaattgtccttagagctctgagacaggatggtTTTGTGGCACAGATGtggggaatggtaccaacaaatttctgcagcgttgaaaggcccaaagaacacagtggcctccatcattcttaaattgaagaagtttagaaccaccaagacttcctagagctggccacccggccaaaatgagcaatcgggggagaagggccttgatggaagccactccccagtaaaagacacatgatagtcgcttggagtttgacaaaagtcacctaaagactctcagatcatgagaaaaaagattctctggtctgatgaaaccaagattgaactctttggcctgaatgccaagcttcacgtgtGGAGGAAACCTGGGCTCATCCctatggtaaagcatggtggtggcagcctcatgctgtggggatgtttttcagcggcagggactgggagactagtcaggattgaggcaaagacgaacagagcaaagtacagagagatccttgatgaaaacctgctccagtgcgctcaggacctcagactgggacgaaggttcaccttccaacaagacaaagaccctaagcacacagccaagacaatgcaggagaggcttcgggacaagtgtctgaatgtccttgagtggcccagccagagcccggacttgaacctgatcgaacatctctggagagacctgaaaatagctgtgcagcgacgctccccatccaacctgagacagcttgagaggatctgcagagaagaatgggagaaactccccaaatacaggtgtgccaagcttgtagcgtcatacccaagaagacttaaggctgtaattgctgcaaaaggtgcttcaacaaagtactgagcaaagggtctgaaatacttatgtaaatgtaatatttcaattttttatttgtaataaatttgcatacatttctaaaaacctggtgctatgtggtattgtgtgtagattgacgagggggaaaaaaacaattgaatacattttagaataaggctgtaatgtaacaaaatgtgttaaagtctaggggtctgaatactttccgaatgcaatgtatactgaataaaaatataaatgaaacatgtaaagtgttggtaccaCTTTGAGGTGacataaaagattccagaaatttCCCCAAATTctaaaaaacgtatttctctcaaatgcacacatttgtttacatccctgttattgagcatctcctttgccaagatacctgacaggtgtggcatatcaagaagctgattaaacagcatgatcattacacaggtgcaccttgtacttgggacaataaaaagccactttaaaatgtgcaattttgccacacaacacaatgccacagaattctcaagttttgaggtagcatgcaattggcatgctgactgcaggaatgttcaccagagctattgccagataattgaatgttaatttctctaccataagccacctccaacatcattttagagaatttggcagtacatctagctggcctcacaaccgcagaccacgtgtaacaacgccagccctggacctccacatctgacttcttcacctgtgggattgtttgagaccagccactcagacagctgatgaaactgaggagtatttctgtttgaaataaagcccttttgtgggggaaaaactcattctgattagctggacctggcttcccagtgggtgggcctggccccCAATTGGGTGGGCCTTTGCCCTCCCAGCCTCTGCCCAATTGTTTTAAATGATCGCACAATGATTTGCCAAAACCTAAGAACAAAGAACCCAATaggcctacagtgccttcagaaagcattcacaccccttgactttttccacattttgttgtgttacaaagtgggattaaaatcgaataaattgtcattttttgttaaCAATCTTTTTTACattaatggaaaataaaacactaatatattttTATTAGGTtattattcaaccccctgagtcactacatgttagaatcacctttggcagtgattacagctgtgagtctttctgggtaaatctctaagagtttttcaaacctggattgtacaatattttcaaaattattcaagctctatcaagttggttgttgatcattgctggacagccattttcaagtcttgccatagatcgcCAAGCCTATTTAAGTCTAAACTGTAACTAGCcccctcaggaacattcaatgtggtcttggtaagtaactccagtgtgtgtttggcgtcacgttttaggttactgtcctgctgaaaggtggacTTGTTTCccggtgtctgttggaaagcagactgaaccaggtttttctctaggactttgcctgtgcttagctttattccttttatttttatcctaaaaaagctccctagtccttgccgatgacaagcatacccataacatgatgcagccactaccaattcttgaaaatatgaagagttgtactcagtgatgtgttgtactGGATTTGTCCCAGACATAATtctttgtatttaggacaaaaagtacatttctttgccaattgttttgcattattactttagtgccttattacaaacaggatgcatgtttttgaatattttttttctgtacaggcttccttcttttcagtctgtcatctaggttagtattgtggagtaactacaatgttgttgatgcatcctcagttttctcctatcacagacatTTAACtcggtaactgttttaaagtcaccattggcttcatggtgaaatccctgagcggtttccttcttctccgtTAACTGGGTTAGGAAGAActcttgtatctttgtagtgactgttagGAAGAActcttgtatctttgtagtgactgggtgtattgatacaccatccaaagtgtaattaataacttccccatactcaaagggatattcaatgtctgtttttttatttttacccatctaccaataggtgcacttCTTTTCGAAGAATTGGAAaacctctctagtctttgtcgttgaatctgtgcttgaaattcactgcgcgactgagggaccttacagatattttgtttaattaaaaatatatatatgtatttaactttatttaattgtatgtgtggggtacagagatggggtagtcattcaaaaatcatgttaacaccATTGTTGCACACAGAGTtaatccatgcaatttattatgtgacttgctaaGCACATCTTTACTCCTAActctatttaggcttgccataacaaaggagttgaattcttattgactcgagatttcagattttcatttgtttttcatttgTAACAATTTCTGAAAAcaattcactttgacattattggttattgtgtgttgatcagtgacacaaaatcaaaaTCTAATCAATATTAaattcaggctggaacacaacaacaagtgtgaaaagtcaaggggtgtgaatactttctgaagaaacGAATATGCTTTCTTTTTGCTGTCTTGTTTGTGATGTTTCAGACCGAGCATTTCAATAGTGTAGGTTGGTTTGCAcgatgtgtatgtgtgcgtgtctgatattcagagagagagagcgagagaatgcgCAGCTGTAACCTACCAAAGAACGGTGTTGCACATTCTGAATCACATGGATTTTAAGTGGATAGCCTACTTAGAGTGGGTACGTCGTGCGCTCTATTGAACAGACCCAAGAATGTGACATTTTAACAGATCGATGCAGTTGATAAGGACAGCGAATTTGTTTTGGGATTGTATTTGGCTACTTTTAGCCTATTAGGCTACTTTTACAAACGGCCATACCACTGCCAGGATACCTTCATAGTCTATCTGATTGAAATGTTGCAATGTTCCGAAGGATACTCCAACGCGTTGACTTTTGGTTGATTTGGGTAACAGTTGTACTATTTGGAGCTTCTGGTGCAGGAGCGCACAGTTGCCATGAGGTTAAAACGGCTTTCCAATTGCGCCAGATCGGCTCGTTGAAATGGGTCCCCGAGGCACCTGGAACAGGTTAGTGCGCACTTGATCTAGCAGGTTCTAACACATGTTGTGTCCAGGAGCCAGATTCCCGCCGCTTGTGCACCTGTGCGTGTCGTGCACCCGTTTCCTTTCCATTATTTTCCTTAAGGTATTGATACATCAAAATCATAGAAATGTACACATGGTTTACATTAATGTTAAGTGTCATTTAGCCTGTTCATTTTTTAGAAAAAATGAAGTTCATACTCATGTAAAAGCTTACACATGGTTCCCTGTGCTGTGAATAGGACAAATACACATAGTGAACAATGACGTATAGGCTATCTTCATTGGTAGTGACAGCATTAATGCGCTCTTAGGATCGTTCACATTGTCAAAACTCGCACAAATGCATTGCAAGCTTACTCAAGTTTTCTGTCTGATACTGAAATTACATTTCCTTTCCACATTAGTGCATGTCATCCTCACTGATCTGAATCTCTTTTTCGGCTGCATCAGACAGAGATATGCCAATGAAAATGTTATAGGTTAGGTGATGGATGGCAAAATGAGGCAAAACTGTGACAAAGATTCAAGAGAAAGATTCAAGCAAAACTGCCTAGCAAGTAGGCCTAATAGTTCATGCTTTCTCTTTGTGTGTAGACCATAATTCCAAGAACTGGACGTGAGTCCCAAGGGTCCCAATCTCTTATTTTTTTGCTTTTCAAATGCTGAGCTTATTATATGGATGCAATGGCCATAACTGTCATAATCAATAACATTGCAGTTATATCAGCTCATAatttggcaaacaccaaaaaAGCATTCACACAATTTCAACCAATGTTCAATAATTGTTTATTAAAGGTGTATAAACTAAACACCTACTGAACAGATTATAAACAACTTGAATGTTAGAAGCCCCTTCATAAATATTTTTAAGTATATCTTAATATGAAGTGTGAGtcaaaaccattttgcaatttaGTTTGGAAATAGTATCATAATCAAATATCCCATTATAACCAAATAAATACACAAATGCACAGACAaatgctccctgtctctctctctgtctctctctcctcgtctgtaTTGGTCAGATCAAGTGACCTGAGCCTAGGGGCCACAATAACTGAGCTGCATGTTGTGTGTGATCATCTACAGTACATATACAGGTCATTAGGTTTAATAGACTGCTTGTCCTGCTCCAGCATCATGGCTATACTTCATACTTCGCCTTTTATGGGGTAGAAACTTGTTGTTTTGCATATCTATTTCATGTTGTCTCAATGGCACACGTAGAtaaaagaaaaaaaggaaaatTGGGCCCTCTGGTttgattaatataaggaatttgaaataattttgatacttaagtatatttaa
Proteins encoded:
- the rpp21 gene encoding ribonuclease P protein subunit p21, yielding MAANLKDKEAYQRLNFLYQAAHCVLSQTPENVELARFYCFTQKTIAKRLVLRQDPSVKRALCKKCCSLLVPGVTATARQRRTKYRNRMTVLQCLSCGQSKRFLNNPEHRLWVDQPEAQLENQSQPEQGHSTKELQKEKADGPVTQKSSTGPSSTQHQVSPSKPKT
- the aqp12 gene encoding aquaporin 12 — protein: MSGLNVSLGYFLTVVVFGAAFRILFRKWPHLSVAAEFPASFVLVACWLEVQTIKEVGEWAGGLGPDVTLTILFLVLLTHGVICAGATGNPSLTLMNFLLLETHTLPTLLALAAQFLGAHLALLGAGYYWALELNDMHMIKNLMSRECSTALRVSLVQGVFSECVCAFIFYLIYLSLKRRSALIRVPLVAAVLTYFSHSASNYTMAFLNPSLAYGLTFYCPGFTFTEYSVVYWLGPIFGMTLALLLYMGHIPRIFTKNLLYSQKTRFRVPKGEGDKRK